The sequence CCTTTAACCTCAGGCTTCCAGCACCTGTCGAGGCTAAACGACGCTCTACGCATTTCTATTGTCTAGCTACAACGGCCAGTCCTTCGGGTCATAAGCAAACCCGGCTTGGTGGCAAAAAGCGCCACTAAGCCGGGTTGTCTTATGCCTGTCAGGCCTAAACGGCCGTCTACGCTTTTCTAGTATGGCGGCAGAGGGGATCGAACCCCCGACCTTACGGGTATGAACCGTACGCTCTAGCCAGCTGAGCTACGCCGCCGTTTTGTATTCAGGAAAACAAGTTAATTGTTTCTGAACAACAATAATCATATTACATGGCTCGACGTGGTCTGTCAACAACATCTTGTAAAATAGAAAAACAGTCCGGAAAGAGTCGAAAGATTCTTCGGATGACTTGTCAGAAAGAGACAAATTCTTTGGCTTGACCTATGTATAGTTATGGACAACTACACATAGGGGGAATGTGAGATGAAGTTGATAGGTGATCTTGAAAGACCTGTAGGGCAGCAAATTCGTCAAGTGGTGGACTCTATAGGGAAACGGAAAAAGCATGTGTTGATGGCTACTTTTTTCCTGTTGGGTACATTTTTCTTGTCGCAAGCTGTTCTGTTTGATGCAGCCGTGCCTTTTTTCTTGCCGGTGTGGGCTTTGGCGCAGCTCCGTTTTCGAAAATATCTTGTGTTTGTATTTATCGGAGGGATGGCTGGAGGAGCTGTTCTTGGAATTGGACAAGCCGTCATCTATCTGTTGCAACTGTTGCTGTTTAATGTAGTGAGCAAGCATCCGTTGACGCGTAAATCGATTCCGCTGACAGTGGCGGGAACGATTATCGTGGTACAGGTACTTTGGCAGTTTGTTATGTATAGCGGACAGACACCTGTAAATATCCAATTGACAATCGGCTTTGAAGCAGTACTCGCCTTATTTATGACATTTTTCATCTTCGTCGCATTCCCGCATCGTGATCGGCTCTTTTTTGGACAATGGACACCTGAGCGGCTTGGTGCAATTTGCATAATCGGGATTATGGCCACGACAGGTATGGGCAGTCTAATGGTTGGACCGATATCGATTTCGGGCTTGCTTCTTCATTTGACAATACTTCTGGCCGCATTAGCCGGTGGGCTCCCTTTTTCCACAACAATTGCGATGATGATTGCAGCAATTTCAGGAGTGGCCGAGCTTTCGTTCACAGGTATGATGGCCGTCTATGGAATGACCGGTTTCTTCGCGGGTGCATTACGGCGGTTAGGAAAGCTCGGAATTGTTACAGGTGCCTATGCGGTTTCCGTCTTCTTCCTTTTATATGATTTGACCTTGCCGCTTGATACGTCGCATTTTCTAACAATTGGACTTGCCTCTTTAATATTCTTCTTCATTCCATCAAAGAAAGTGAAGCCCATCGAAAAGATGATCCAATCCGACCAGCCGGATATCTCCGTGAAACGGCAAAAATGGCTGACGGATCGGCTGGATGAGCAGTTATCCGACTTCCAGCAGTTTGCTGAGTTCATGTCGACACTTGTGAACGATCGTTTCGATTCCGACGATACATTGGCTGCTCAGCAAATTCCATCGATCTGCCAGTCGTGCTTTCGTTATTCGAAATGCTGGGAGGGGAATGAACCCGGAATGTCCAGGCTTCTCTATGAGTGGGAGTCAACGTATTCCGCTACAAAGAAAGCCGCCCGTCACAGAGTTGAAGAAAAGATTAAATATAAATGTATCCGCTTTTCAGGATTAATTGCAGAACTTGAAGAGCAAGCTACGAATCATTTGCTCATGGGGCAGCTACAGCACGGTAGAAAAATGCTCGCTTTGCAATTAAGAGATATGAGTAATCATTTGGAAAAAATCATGAACGACATTAAGGGAGAAATGACCGTCAATCATCTTGCTGAGGAGGAACTGGGGAAACGTTTGCAGTCACAAGGAATTGAGTTTTACCAAATTGATATCCTATCCGAAGAGAAGGGTGCTTCCCGCATTGTTTGCTCGATACCAGAAAAACGTTCGGACTTTGAGACGGATATGACAGTGGCTGAAAGGATGATCCTACCTCTAATCGAAGAAATCTATCAGGAGCCTTTCAAAGTAGAAAAGTCGAGCATGCAACAAGAGCCATTCCCGCATCTGCAATTGACATTCTGTTCTTCTGTCCGTTTTTCACTTGAATACGGCATTGTAGCAACGGCGGGGGGCGGGACGTTCCATGCAGGGGACGCTTATGAAATATTTCCGATACATGATGGTCTGACGGCGGTTTTATTGTCTGACGGTATGGGGCATGATATGAACGCGTACCGGGAAAGCCGGAAAGTGATTCGTCTTATGCGTGAATGTCTCGATCGTAAGATGGATCCGGAAACGGCCATGCATACGTTACATTACATGATGTCATTAAACGGGCTGGATGATATGTATGCAACATTGGATTTGGCACTTATCGATTTGCAGGACGGTCGTCTGTGGTCGTGGAAAGCAGGTTCGATGAGTACGTATATCAAGCGAGGAGAGGACTTCCTGCGGCTTGAAAGTAAGTCTGTCCCTGTTGGATTCTTGCCGTCATTTTCCGTAGAGGCAAGAAATGAAGAGTTGAAATCAGGAGATATTGTTGTCATGTTGACGGATGGCATTTTCAGTGGAAAGTATACGATTGAAAAACAAGAAGACGCGCTGTACGGCATTTTGGAAAAGTACCAGCATCTAGGGTGTGAAGCGTTAGCCGATAGGATTATGGCTGAGATGGAACGGCGGTTCGGCGTGGTGGCCGACGACAGGACAGTGTTAGTCATGAAGATGGATCATGTCTTGCCGAAGTGGATGACGATCAAGCCTGTGAACCGAATTATTTCCCGGGAAAAAGTTATGGGGTAGAATAAGAAGGGAGAAGGACTGAGAATTTGGAGGTCATGATGTGAACGAGTTGGAAAGAAAGATTATGAATTTCATCGACACAA is a genomic window of Sporosarcina oncorhynchi containing:
- a CDS encoding SpoIIE family protein phosphatase; this encodes MKLIGDLERPVGQQIRQVVDSIGKRKKHVLMATFFLLGTFFLSQAVLFDAAVPFFLPVWALAQLRFRKYLVFVFIGGMAGGAVLGIGQAVIYLLQLLLFNVVSKHPLTRKSIPLTVAGTIIVVQVLWQFVMYSGQTPVNIQLTIGFEAVLALFMTFFIFVAFPHRDRLFFGQWTPERLGAICIIGIMATTGMGSLMVGPISISGLLLHLTILLAALAGGLPFSTTIAMMIAAISGVAELSFTGMMAVYGMTGFFAGALRRLGKLGIVTGAYAVSVFFLLYDLTLPLDTSHFLTIGLASLIFFFIPSKKVKPIEKMIQSDQPDISVKRQKWLTDRLDEQLSDFQQFAEFMSTLVNDRFDSDDTLAAQQIPSICQSCFRYSKCWEGNEPGMSRLLYEWESTYSATKKAARHRVEEKIKYKCIRFSGLIAELEEQATNHLLMGQLQHGRKMLALQLRDMSNHLEKIMNDIKGEMTVNHLAEEELGKRLQSQGIEFYQIDILSEEKGASRIVCSIPEKRSDFETDMTVAERMILPLIEEIYQEPFKVEKSSMQQEPFPHLQLTFCSSVRFSLEYGIVATAGGGTFHAGDAYEIFPIHDGLTAVLLSDGMGHDMNAYRESRKVIRLMRECLDRKMDPETAMHTLHYMMSLNGLDDMYATLDLALIDLQDGRLWSWKAGSMSTYIKRGEDFLRLESKSVPVGFLPSFSVEARNEELKSGDIVVMLTDGIFSGKYTIEKQEDALYGILEKYQHLGCEALADRIMAEMERRFGVVADDRTVLVMKMDHVLPKWMTIKPVNRIISREKVMG